In Vicugna pacos chromosome 10, VicPac4, whole genome shotgun sequence, the following proteins share a genomic window:
- the ANKRD49 gene encoding ankyrin repeat domain-containing protein 49 — translation MEKEKGSDDGKPDPESSLDFSEHFNQLELLETHRHLIPIGTQSLWVGNSDEDEEQNEKTEEWYQLQEKKMEKDPSKLLLWAAEKNRLTTVRRLLSEKATHVNTRDEDNYTPLHRAAYGGHLDVVRELIAQGADVHAVTVDGWTPLHSACKWNNTRVASFLLQHDADINAQTKGLLTPLHLAAGNIDSKDTLELLLMNRYIKPGLKNSLEETAFDIARRTSIYHYLFEIVEGCTNSSPQS, via the exons atggaaaaagagaagggaagtgaTGATGGAAAACCAGACCCAGAGAGTTCCTTGGACTTTTCTGAACACTTTAACCAGCTTGAATTGTTGGAAACACATAGACACCTTATTCCCATTGGTACCCAAAGTCTCTGGGTAGGGAATTCTGACGAAGACGAGGagcaaaatgaaaaaactgaagagTGGTATcaactgcaagaaaaaaaaatggaaaaagatccCAGCAAATTGCTTCTTTGGGCTGCTGAAAAAAAtcgg CTTACCACAGTGCGGAGACTCCTTTCTGAAAAGGCCACCCACGTAAACACCCGGGATGAAGATAATTACACCCCGCTCCATCGAGCAGCCTACGGCGGACACTTAGATGTTGTCCGGGAGCTGATCGCCCAAGGGGCAGACGTCCATGCGGTGACTGTGGATGGCTGGACACCCCTGCACAGTGCTTGTAAGTGGAATAACACCAGAGTGGCTTCTTTCTTATTGCAGCATGATGCAGATATCAATGCCCAAACAAAAGGCCTCTTAACTCCCCTGCATCTTGCTGCCGGGAACATAGACAGCAAAGATACCCTAGAACTCCTCCTGATGAACCGCTACATCAAACCGGGTCTGAAGAACAGCTTGGAAGAAACTGCATTTGACATCGCCAGGAGGACAAGTATCTATCACTACCTCTTTGAAATTGTGGAAGGCTGCACAAATTCTTCACCTCAGTCTTAA